The sequence below is a genomic window from Silene latifolia isolate original U9 population unplaced genomic scaffold, ASM4854445v1 scaffold_20.1, whole genome shotgun sequence.
TTCTATCCACACAAAATCttattatagacggcacatatccgtctataactaaagacgagcCAAATACAATATAACATccctaataggacaagcaacaagtgaGATGGTGGGGGCCAAAAATATAACCACTTTCAAGCTGTTTGACCCGTCTTTAACTATAGActgatatatccgtctataacaagACTAGCTGTTCTATCAAATTGGTTATTTCGGGCCTTTTGCAAGTTTTAACTTGTGAATGCATGCATATGATCCTCataaatatttatttataaattgcTATGGTGGGCACCTTGACTAGGACTATCCTCTGTGGCTCTGTGTACAATATGTGTACGGTAATATTAGATTTTGTACTAGGTGCGTTGTACTTTCATAATATTCGAGTCGTCGTCGTAATAATTTGGGACTCCACATTTTTTTGGTGCTTTAGATTTTATCTATAAGAGACTATATATAGTTACATACCTGTAAGCTCGAGTCCAAGAACAAGTTCATCAAACTGTTCCTTGTTAAGGAACCCTTCACTCCCAAGTGCACAATAAACCACAGTTCCATGACCAAACCCGTTTAACCAACTATCAAAGTATTCATCTAGTTTAGCAGTGGGAGGATCCGGAACCACAAACCCCGCTAGTAAAACGGGTTTACCAAGATGCTTTTCAAGAAAATCAGCATAAACCCCATCCATCTCCCTACCACTTCTAAACCCAATACCCACACAATCTTGAATCCCCAAGTCTTGTTTCTCTAGAAAAGTCTTTCCATTCCCAAAATCACTCGAAAAAACCCTCGCTAAGGCCCGCGCCTCGTGAGCGTGGAGCCTTATCGAGGAGCTAGGAAACCCTGGTGGTGGTTGGATAAGATCAGCCTCCGTAATACGGTGGTTTAAGGGTAAATTCCTTGCTTGGAAGTTGCAATAAGCAAACATTGCTACATAAAATATAGCATAGTAAATGGGCTTAGCCCCATGTTTAAGGGCAACCTGAGGGACCCATTCAGGTGAGTCAAAGAATAAAAAGTCGGGTTTGAGTTGAGCCATATAAGAGTCAATTTGGTCGCGAGTCAAGTCTCTCGCGGCCATAATTTTAGTCCTAGCCGATGGGAGGACATCATTAGTAGTTTCGGCACCAGCTGGTAGGCCATCAACGGGTGGTATAGTAATAGGATAAAAGGTAAGGAAGTTAGGATGATGGTTAAGAGAATTTAATTTGAGTTGAGTTTTAGTAGGTAGGAGAAATGAAATAATGTGACCTCTTTGGGCAAGTTTGTTGGCTAAATGGAGGTATGAAGTGAGGTGACCCATGGCAAACCAAGGGTACATTGCTATGTGCAAAGGCTTATTCTCTTGAGGAGACATTTTTGGTATGATTTATGTTTAACTAATAATAGAATGAAATTTGTGTTGGATGGACCTAGTTTATATATAGTACATATATAGTACAAAAGTATAAAAGTTAGATGCATGCATGGATTGCATGCATGGATATTAAAGATAGGTATGACGAGAGGTTGAAATGTGTATGGTGGACTGGGGCCTGGTGGTAGTTGCTGTACCCTGTGAATTAGAAAATGGAAAAATTCAGCAAATCATTAAATAACTCATTTAGGGAAATTTATGGGTTTGTGGGGCTATGCTcttcacaatctttatcttttctaagactaagttTATCCACAGACCGAATATAAGTCTTAACAACAGTAAAAATGATTCACTTTATCATTAAGACTTAACTCAGACTCTCTTATTTATTCCACTTTATCCCTCAAACCTATCAAAAATCTCAACAACAGTAAAAAGTACCCACTTTTACACAAACAAAACACTATTTACGGGTCTTAAAGTGAGTCTTATCCATAATATTGAGGCCATTTGCAGGAACTTCCTATGGAATGGGAAAATGGAGTACAGGAGAGTACCTTTAGTGGCTTAGAAAAAAATTTGCAGACCTAAAGAGGAAGGAGGATTGGGCATACGTGACCAAGGCCTCTGGAATAAAGCCATAGTTGGTAAGCTCGTGAATTGGATAGCTACGAAGAAGGACAGTTTGTGGGTTAAATGGGTGCATCAGGTATACCTAAAGAACAAACCTTGGATGGAGTATACCCCTTCCAATGAGTCAAGTTAGGCATGGCGAAAGATCTGTAAGACTAGAGAGGACCTGGCTGCGGGATTTGATAATGGAACTTGGAGTGTTGAATCTAAAGGATACACAGCAAGTGGCTGCTATGAGTGGCTGCGAGAAAAGGGTCCTAAGGTCAGGTGGGCGAGTATGGTGTGGAATAGGTGGTCTTTACCTAAACACAGCATATTCACTTGGTTAATTTTGAATGAATCCCTAAATACCAAATCAAAACTACATCGTATAGGGGTTTGTGATGAGGCAATCTGTTGTCTATGTGCTCAATCAGAAGAAACACAAGAACACTTGTTCTCGAGATGTGCTTACAGCAGTAGAataatcaataaaataaattcaaaaggGAAGATGAGCATACCGTGTGACAGGAGCCTGGATTGGGGTGTGCACAGAAGAGGGACGAAGTTCCAAAGGGGAATAcagatgatggtgatgatggcgGGGGTGTACCACATCTGGAATCAGCGGAATAAAGCTCGAATTGAAGGTCGGGTGGAGATACCTGAGAACATCGCCAAGAGAATCCTCCATGAAATCAAAAGTCGATCTGGGAAGTTGATGAAGATGCCGTTAGCAGCAAAGGATAGGCGGTGGTATGAAGCGAGATTTGGCGAGGTATGATTGAAAGAATGGAGGGGTAGTGATGTTTGTCTGATGAAGACATAGGGAAGAAGACGGGAGTGTTAGGAATTTGATCCGCTAAGGGGatctgattttgttggtttttgtgTTGTTGTCAGATAGAGTTAGGGAAAGAGGTTATATGAGGGTGATCCGGGGTTTACACGGGTACCCGTATAGCATGTACATGGTTTTACTCGATTTTTTAATATATTCTtacatttaaccaaaaaaaaaaaaaaaaaaaaagtgagtcTTGGAAATCCAAGACCCACTCTAAGACTTTGCTACAGTAAAGTTGCTTTTTCTTTACTTTTTGGCTGGTACTGTTGCTCGTACCCATTGTTCATCCCCCGTTAAACATAGCCTAAGAGTAAGTCTCTCTTAATATTCCTTTCCAACCAGACAAATGGTAACATATGAACATATCTTATTTGGCCTAAGAAATGACTAAGTTACCCTTATACTCCACTAGTTATTTACATGTTTTGCATCAAATGTCCCACTCATCCACTCGCTCAATGTTTAATTACACAATATATTATTATTGTGGTCACATTCAAAACTTCCAACTTTACCCCTAACTTTTCCACATTTTCTTAAATAACCCATTTTTCGTTATATTACCATTTGTTTGGATAAGAGGGAGTATGGCACTATCTTAAATAACCCATTTTTCCTTATATAGCGACACTAGGTCCAAATTTCAGTAATACCATGGACATTTTAGTAATTTTTCCATTGTTTTCATTTCCCTCCACAAGAACTTGAAATTCAAATTAGTCTTTTAATAAAAGGTAATATAGGAATATTTCAATACAATTACAACCCGAAAAGCTTTGATGATATCTTGTTTACCATTTTCAAAAGATTGTTCAACTGGAGGCATCAAATAATGATATAGGCCCGGTCTAAAGCAATAACATAGCTTCATTAATTCCCATTTATAAACCAATTTAACTGCAAATTAGTCAAATAATCAAGATTGATATCAATTTCAAATTTTGTTGAAAAAGACGGTTTGATGGCACCTTGTGAAGTCCATAAATTGGAGATTGATTGCGGTAATTAACTGCGAGAAGATGTATGATactactccctcatattctctATGTTCTTCTACATTAGTTTTTGGGTAGAATTTAGTGGTGTGATGATATGTGGATGtaaataaaagtagaagagagagtgTGGGGTTATAAGTTATTATAACCACAAAAGATAGACAAATAAGGAAAGTGAGAGATCTTTGTGAATTTGCCGTTGTAGGAAATGTGTAAGATgttagagaataggagggagtgtGATTTTGTATTTTGATGATAGAAAATGCTTGGTTTAATTCAGAGAAGATGAATATAAAAAAGGGATAATTCACGTGGTGCCCCTGAGGTTTGgcttaattcacgtggtaccctgcgtttaagtttgtgcacatggtACCCCCGAACTTTCATTTAAGTGCACCATCTTTCCTTATTGGTTTTTCTGTTATGACGGCGTTAGAACTCTTTGTCTTTTTCCCCCTCATATCTTTACCTTCCTCCACATTTCCCTCACAAACCAATAAACAatactctctccctctctctcacTTCCCCACTGCCCACTAATTACCACCATTGATGAACAACAAATTACTTCCCTATCTCTAACTTTCCCAAAAATATATTAGCTTCCTTCGTTTTCCCTACAATCTCCACAATTACTTCTATCAGACTTCCCCAATTGTAACCATTCACCACCATCCTCACACAACAGGTATTCGTAATAAATTACTTCTCTTTATCATTGTCCATTTTTTCTCCCTTtcttcctttaatctcttaaCTACAAATTATGCTCCTATTGAAAATGTCAGATGATGAAccaatgaaatgaaaaaatatgatgatgaagaatggcaaaatggtgAACAATCAATCTGAATCTGCATTAAATAGGCGGTTTCTTGCTTTTATTGAAATTAATTATTTGAAAGATCTGGGCATTTTGGGAATTATATTTGAGGAACTAGGTGGTGCGAATATGTGGCGACGGAGAAAGGTGTTGATGCTCTCAGGTGGTTGTTGTCGATGGGGCAGATTAGAGGAGACTTGTCGTGGTGGTGCGGTGGCTGTTGGTGAATTGGACTCGGGTTTTGATTCCGAGTTCAGTATTGAAGATGGAAATGGTGAATGCAGGTGGCTCTAATTAAGCCGGTGATTCTGATATGAAGATACTGCTGAGTTGATGGCTCGAATCACGATGGCTCGGTTGATGTTTGATTGGTGAGGTGAGGCAGTTAAATTGGTAATTAGTTGAATTGTCAATTGATGTCGTGGCCGAGAACTGTGAACCATGGTGGTGAATTTGGTGGTTATTAATTGTGTTTATGGAATTATGGATGAATTATTGTGGTGTGAAATTGAATAATTGTGGCGGAGAAATGATAAGAAAAGGAAGACAGACAGTTTGGGAGACCGACTCAAAAAATAGAGTGTTGCaagaagaaaaaaggaaaatTTTGAGGGAAAAATAAGAAGTGCTTTGTGAGGAGAAAGGTGAAGATGACAAGGAAGTTATATAGTACACTGTTAGTGATAGTGGGTTAACGGCGTTATAacagaaaaaaagaaaagggtagaTGGTGCACTTAAATGAAATTtcgggggtaccatgggcaaaaactTAAACgcaggggtaccacgtgaattaagcCAAACCTCAGGGGCACCACGTGAATTATCCCTATAAAAAATTACACTTCCACCCTTCTACAATTGGCGCAAAATGAAAATTGATTctaagttttatttcattttttattatatttaattagggTGTTACTGAAAGTtggtaacacccggtgtcgccctaACATTTCCCATATATATAAGTTTCATCTTTCAAGGTTCATAATTTTAATGGTTTTATTGGTTAAAGTTTCCGAGTTTTGACCACCAAAAAGTGAATGTTACCTTTGAGCTGGTTCAGAGAGAGTATTGAAATGTAGGCAAATTTACAAGACACAAACGCAAAACCGGGATTTAAACTTAGCGGACTCTCACAGCTAAAGTATAAGATAAACTCGAAAAAAGTTTAAAATGTTTAACTAAAAACTTAGACAACGGAGTCGAGCACTGTGATGAGACTGTTTCTTAAAAGACTTAAATCACTTCATCTATATTTTGAGTATCAATTCATTTTTCTTGGACTTACTTAATCAAGACTAGAAATAATTATGTTGGACATTGACTTATTGCAAAGACAAAGAGGGTAGGTACAAATATACAATGAGAGGCCACATGTTATAAGTTGTTGTAACATGTGGCGTAGAATGCCTAAACGTATGTGCAATCTGCAAATGATGCGCTTTCTTTGCTGATATTTTAGCCCCTTGTCAGCTGGGGCtataagagcatccgcaaaggtgagacTCCTCATatcttctctttcttttttttattcGTCCACCTTATTTTCTACTAACTTTTTcatttaccctccccatttcataattacatttatgcaacaatggggttccccaattcacacacaaaaatttgggaacctccccaaaagtaacacaaattgccttacttttttttttgggagCTCCTCTAAAAACAGTGGAACCTCAAATGTTGGAGAGCTTTGTGCAACAATGAGAAGCCCCATATGAGGAGAGAGAGGACATATGGGGAGGCACTCAGGCACCtccccacctttgcggatgctctaatgACCCCCACCCACCACccataatataatattataatccTAGTAAAATGAAAATGTATATTTAAATTTATTATTTGTCAGCTGGGGCTATAATGTCTTCTTATTAAAATGGTGGATGTAATTGTTTATAAAGATATCATAACTAGGGGTGAAGTTACTGTGAAGAATCACATTTATGTCTCCCACATCAGAGAAATAGAGAAGAGTGATCTAGTTTATAATTTAAGAGGCTATCCACCCATTGTCATTCGGTTTTGGGATGGAACCTCCTTAGACTTGTAAAATGGACACTCTCTTCTACTCGATGGGTGAAGCTCAGGCCTATGTGCGATCTAACAACTACTGTGTAGTTCCGCTACTCCAAATATAATTAATGACAGAATAAGTAATGATAAAGTgcaaataataaatagaaaagcAGATGTAGTGCAACGGTAGATAGAAAAATTGGTGCTATATGCAAGACGTTAAGGGTTCAATTCCCATTATCTACAATTTTTGCCTATTTTTGATTTCTCTATTGTCATATTAAATGTTTTTTTGCATGAAGGGAAATCCCGAAAAAATTCATTAAACTTATTTTTCATTTAATCAATTTTAATTAATTAAGATAGTTATTTAAAACACTAaactaacttttttttttcatttaatatttttttttcgagttttcaaattgttaatattcattaTCTTTGAGTATTATGGATTTATTTTTGCTCTACTACTGATGTTCGATTATAATGGTTAAATTTTTTTGTCAATGACACAGTATAAAGTACAAATCAAAATTATGTCcaaaaaaattaaagaaaattCGTTACGGTAAAAAAATGCAGGTTGAATTATACAATGAAAATTTCAAGTCATTACATAGGTCCATTTGTTTGTTGGTTGTGAATTTGTAACTTGAATTTTTAtatgcattttttttttcaattttcaaattttcaaagaaGCGTAGTCTTAGGATCTTCGCTACCCCAAATAAAAAATCCTGGCTTCGCCCCTGATCATAACCTACTTATTTTTTTCTTGTGATATAATTTTCCTCATATTTCATGGGGTATTACATTCTCCCCCACTTAAGGAGCACAACATCCCCGTTGTTTCTGGAAGTATAATCGCTAATACAGAACCCTCCCCCACTGGGTGAATGATCACATTGGGGCGTATAACCACTGTCTGCAGAGCATATAACAAACAACTGCCTCTGATCTCCCACGGTCGTAGGGTTGCTCTTATACCACTTATAATGACCCAACCTATCACCATCGTAACACAATAATCCCGAAAAGATGGAATGTGCACCTTTGGCCCATTATTTGCCCTCACTTAAGCTTAAAAGTACGAGGCATTGTTACTAAATTGTGGGTGAAATTTCTTACTCCCTCCCTTCAAATCCAACACTTACATTTGATTTTTGGACACTATTAATAAACAAAGAGTATATTTCAAATTTCTCACAATATATAAGAAATAATAtaatcatgtgagatcttgtttgattcatctCAAAGAGtaccacaaaaatacaaaacttTGAGAATTTTTACAAATATGTAATGAAAAATATTAACGAGGTATAACCTAAATAGATACATTTAATACTTTCCTTTTTTAATTTCTTATCCTAtacctagtgggcataggttaaaAAAACCGATATGAAAATAGTAAATGTGAGTGTTGGATTTGAAGGGAGTGAGTATAAAGATATTACAACCTACTTATTTTTTCCATCTAAGACAACTTTCCTCACATTTTATGGGGTGTTACATGGGTGACTTTAGTTAAGGAGCCAAGCCACTCCATTTGTTTAGAGGGCTCTTATCGGGTTCGGGTATGGATGGGTAATTCAGGTTTTGTCATTTGGGTGGCCCAATTTTATCAGGTCTACTTGTGAAAACATCAGTTTTCACTCCCTCGCATATCTAATGATAATTTTTCTCCAGTTTCCTAGCGAGGATTAGAAATGGTAATGTTTAAGCTATGAATAGGATTTCATCCAATTCATATCAAGACGTATtttggtcgggtcattttcggttTGGATCAACCTAACCTTTCAGGTCAGGTAGTTATGAGATCGAGCCATTTTGAATTAAATGATGTGTCGCATTGGGTCTGATATCGAATCTAGTTATTTTATGGCATTATattattgttgagtttatggattctagtacctaagaggaggagggggtgaattaggtactcttttaaaaaatttaacttcaactttattggattaaagtaagttaagagaacaaaagagattagaggatactttgaataatattgagagattgaacaagtatcacgatgaatgtttgctgaagtatgaaagcaacaatcgttctgactgtatctatttgtctcagtttgtggaatatgactgcagaccaaatgcgacagtatgatgaactgttacttctaaggttaagcgaaacaaaacaaacaagcaaagtaaattgcagcggaaataaagtaaaaacaatgaacacgagatttttgaattggttcggcaaatactcaagtggctacgtccaatctacctttttattactttcctttagtgatctactccgacaactaaaagacccttgtaataaaagacaccaacatactccggttgtaaagctagtacaagaactactccgttcttatgacaagctaactcgcaatctactccgattgccaagagttaaaggactactccgtcctagaactcaacaactcacaacctactccggttgtcaagagttaaagactactccgtcctaaactctactaacacacttagaatgttataggatcaagtttccactaacatattcttaacaaagaatagagatggacaacttttacaagatcaacaattcataagcaagagagtttagtatagaaaagcaacagtagccacgactgtagaaacttgaagacacttgaagacttttaaaggtttttgcaaataaacacgatttttaagctttaaaaataatttgcaaagttgaaagaattatttcagaaaagtcttaaggatttatgaagaggatccacggtttatatagaggaggtgagtgaaggggttgctagggttttgaagggtcaaagaccacacatgtgaagagcatttgcaaccacccaaaacttgcaccaaaaaggcttcttttgcaaaggtaagaatagagaaagatggtttgaaaaataaccttaaaagctcatgcaaattcagaaaacaaagagagaaaaaacaagtcacatgatgacaagttgacactaaaatggcaaaaagcattctttgttttcttaaagaaccaaaggattgaatttgcataaagaggaaacattttgaaaataataattcaaaccactctttaatgaagactacctccttaataaaaatctgatttttatctttgaaaaatatgagtcacgtgaaagcttttgaaagataaaaagggatttcaagtttctcgagttgtggcaacaatccaagcaaattGCATTCACTTGTAAAAGCAAAatgtcgtctggactgtttctattactctaatatactctactttctcacttgtacattagatgacacatgacttattacaatgggattaataacaacttcaactcttcttaatccatgcttgatatgatcatatatcctgaaaaggtaaactaagatgacacaaatcaaatgggcatgttatcatcaacataaggaacccaacaaattccccctttgatgatgacaagccccaaacgaatgtataagcaatgtaaacaccttaattcaagattttaagcaagcaagatcaaatgatagagaagggacaatattaccttacctaaggcaaAAGTTAGAATCAAAttaccatgacaattttacattgccccaaaacaagaatcaagctaagaaggttagacaagccattagtttaatcaataagcaaaga
It includes:
- the LOC141638256 gene encoding cyanidin 3-O-galactoside 2''-O-xylosyltransferase FGGT1-like, which translates into the protein MSPQENKPLHIAMYPWFAMGHLTSYLHLANKLAQRGHIISFLLPTKTQLKLNSLNHHPNFLTFYPITIPPVDGLPAGAETTNDVLPSARTKIMAARDLTRDQIDSYMAQLKPDFLFFDSPEWVPQVALKHGAKPIYYAIFYVAMFAYCNFQARNLPLNHRITEADLIQPPPGFPSSSIRLHAHEARALARVFSSDFGNGKTFLEKQDLGIQDCVGIGFRSGREMDGVYADFLEKHLGKPVLLAGFVVPDPPTAKLDEYFDSWLNGFGHGTVVYCALGSEGFLNKEQFDELVLGLELTGKPFLAAIKPPEGYETIESALPEGFAERTKGKGIVYGGWVQQPLIVQHPSVGCFVTHCGTGSLSEALMGGCQLVLMPQGLDQYINARVMSVDMKVGVEVEKGEDDGFISREAICKAVELVMDEEGEVGKEVRANNAKWRELLFKQGLEESYINDFVMSLRELL